The proteins below come from a single Corynebacterium glyciniphilum AJ 3170 genomic window:
- a CDS encoding TraM recognition domain-containing protein — MTLASKLQAAIERDEKMRDSIGITMESALSPWMKSTVFGNGSRPFIAALLEHTHASLFMVAPATGVAAGAAVGVVDFISKRWRANQTEDVKLPRVLLVVDELCNTLPWAKLPTVVTEARAVGVNLLVAVQSTSQLARRYGTDGMTELREVFPSVLLLRGAPEKQMVEDAAWWDGEHDEPRITIDHRSNKSQSYEKARRTRPQELLPTDIDHGRLLRGTAVGEPMKQSGVMVRLTYIASMNFITA, encoded by the coding sequence ATGACCCTGGCCAGCAAGCTGCAGGCGGCGATCGAGCGTGATGAGAAGATGCGCGACTCCATCGGCATCACCATGGAGTCCGCACTGTCGCCCTGGATGAAGTCAACGGTGTTCGGCAACGGCTCACGTCCCTTCATCGCGGCGCTGCTCGAACACACCCATGCGTCCCTGTTCATGGTCGCACCGGCCACCGGCGTGGCCGCCGGTGCCGCTGTCGGTGTCGTCGACTTCATCTCGAAGCGCTGGCGTGCCAACCAGACCGAGGACGTCAAGCTCCCCCGCGTGCTGCTGGTGGTCGATGAGCTGTGTAACACGCTGCCCTGGGCCAAGCTGCCCACTGTGGTCACCGAGGCACGTGCCGTGGGTGTCAACCTGCTGGTTGCTGTGCAGTCCACTAGCCAGCTCGCACGTCGCTACGGCACGGACGGCATGACTGAGCTGCGCGAGGTCTTCCCCTCCGTGCTTCTGCTGCGCGGTGCGCCCGAGAAGCAGATGGTCGAAGACGCCGCCTGGTGGGACGGTGAACATGATGAACCCCGCATCACCATCGACCACCGGAGCAACAAGTCGCAGAGCTACGAGAAGGCACGCCGCACCCGGCCACAGGAGCTCCTGCCGACCGACATCGACCACGGTCGTCTGTTGCGCGGTACTGCTGTCGGTGAGCCGATGAAGCAGTCCGGTGTCATGGTCCGGTTGACCTACATCGCAAGCATGAACTTCATCACCGCCTAG
- a CDS encoding IS481 family transposase: protein MSHANAALTPRARRRLARLIVEDGWPPSAAAKMFMVLPVTARKWAARFRAEGTGGMADRSSRPRSIPTKTPLPQVKRIVKARWRCRLGPVQIAGELGLPASTVHAVLVRCRLNRLSAIDRVTCEPIRRYEYDHPGSLIHVDVTKFGNIPDGGGWRFVSRVQGERNREATATRMKSRNHRYEPRLGTAFVHTVIDDHSRVAYAEIHADEKAQTAIGVLRRAVPWFADRGVSVERVLSDNGSAYKSHAWRDACTELGITAKKTRPYRPQTKGKIERFHRTLADGWAYAKLYPSETARREALPGWLRFYNHHRHHSAIGAPPISRIDNNLPGYHN, encoded by the coding sequence GTGTCCCACGCTAACGCTGCCCTGACCCCGCGCGCTCGACGTCGACTGGCGCGTTTGATCGTCGAGGATGGCTGGCCGCCGTCGGCCGCGGCGAAGATGTTCATGGTCTTGCCCGTCACCGCCCGCAAATGGGCGGCAAGGTTCCGCGCCGAAGGCACGGGAGGGATGGCCGATCGATCCAGCCGCCCACGGTCGATACCAACGAAGACACCACTTCCGCAGGTCAAACGAATCGTGAAGGCAAGGTGGCGATGCCGACTGGGACCGGTGCAGATTGCCGGTGAGCTCGGGCTTCCCGCCTCGACCGTCCACGCCGTGTTGGTGCGCTGCCGCCTCAACCGGCTCTCCGCGATTGACCGGGTCACGTGCGAGCCGATCCGCCGCTACGAGTACGACCACCCTGGGTCGCTGATCCACGTCGATGTCACGAAGTTCGGCAACATCCCCGATGGCGGCGGCTGGCGGTTCGTCAGTCGTGTTCAGGGTGAGCGCAACCGGGAGGCCACCGCCACCCGCATGAAGAGCAGGAACCACCGTTACGAGCCACGGCTGGGCACCGCGTTCGTCCACACCGTCATCGATGACCACTCGCGCGTCGCCTACGCCGAAATCCATGCCGACGAGAAAGCGCAGACCGCGATCGGCGTCCTGCGCCGTGCTGTACCCTGGTTCGCCGACCGTGGCGTCAGCGTCGAGCGTGTCCTGTCGGACAACGGCTCGGCCTACAAGTCGCACGCCTGGCGGGATGCCTGCACAGAACTTGGAATCACGGCGAAGAAGACCCGCCCCTACCGCCCACAGACCAAGGGAAAGATCGAGCGGTTCCACCGCACTCTCGCCGACGGCTGGGCCTACGCGAAGCTCTATCCCTCAGAGACCGCACGGCGAGAAGCCCTCCCCGGCTGGCTGCGCTTCTATAATCATCACAGGCATCACTCCGCAATCGGAGCCCCACCCATCAGCAGGATCGACAACAACCTGCCTGGATATCACAACTAG
- the mobC gene encoding plasmid mobilization relaxosome protein MobC, producing the protein MRSTTVPSRWDPSELAQLDRVAGRLGLGRSAVLRSAVDALDAATDGRRSSRDEGTVAADDGYVPTPEELIANSPVAPIERERVEKISDLEDQLRRIGVNLNQLTRNSNSKANVDAEALDEVRDEFANLRNMISFWVHVA; encoded by the coding sequence GTGCGAAGCACAACGGTTCCGTCCCGCTGGGACCCGTCGGAACTGGCCCAGTTGGACCGCGTAGCGGGCCGACTGGGCCTGGGCCGATCGGCCGTATTGCGATCGGCAGTTGACGCGCTCGACGCGGCAACTGACGGTCGCCGCAGCAGCCGTGACGAAGGAACGGTTGCTGCCGACGACGGGTACGTTCCGACACCGGAGGAACTCATTGCGAACTCTCCCGTCGCTCCCATCGAGCGTGAGCGAGTGGAGAAGATCAGTGATCTGGAAGATCAACTTCGACGCATCGGCGTGAACCTGAACCAGCTGACACGCAACTCCAACTCGAAGGCAAACGTCGATGCCGAAGCTCTTGACGAAGTACGTGACGAGTTCGCCAATCTCCGCAACATGATCAGCTTCTGGGTGCACGTAGCGTGA
- a CDS encoding relaxase family protein: MSVLVGSHVKRGNIRGWVKYCARLDLDDEARAEAVPVVVSNIGEGMDIADNMETLLRGTTRTNGGESLVLSFPAHEMDVNNPEHQQQVGDLAYEAAHRFAPNCPIAAFVHTDSDGGKLHAHIFIGNHDKQTHLSNQRNMKITHLRKINDRLMIENGLEVCTPGKRTRSKTWADIRVEREQAAQRDASNAELLAANPNAKLEKAPVRSVNTPEDIKSRADVFEYLSGVIATETSIQTTAREEGRSSTPVIPESLKKRLRLYGVSMDIKPDNGHGHTITYAAVDSNGKPIKVDPPAGSKRKSQIRVVAKDSKMGTDFTYDGLVQQIEKEHREFRLDIHKLGDSEQDFLETHYGVETADDLNEDQLEEFKRQFDRGMYYAPATSAPVGTQHHKAVPAAKPVQAPAVDVDLEPVVDDDEGLIIEEDDDNLIIDDDREPTPQPVRAEEKDEKKVSTPEVSKETVETQEAAQQPNESLKEQQRRHRDDDEGTTQERQKEQDKQPEQVAQAATQPEMSDWMKERVAQGQRHEQNFEKPVEPAVQWKDLHNGPLKGKGYPPRGHRFVETKTGFIKTEKLTEVEQAQELVEAQDTYAEVRWSGNQGAARFTKQRLEKAYTKSELMIGEKAKTMTREQRALAILDSNDGRFGGGGHPKGGGRSMIDRTSKNTGRSTSRSTSRDITD; the protein is encoded by the coding sequence GTGAGTGTCCTTGTTGGCTCGCACGTGAAGCGCGGCAACATCCGGGGCTGGGTGAAGTACTGCGCACGCCTGGATCTCGATGATGAGGCACGGGCAGAGGCTGTACCGGTCGTTGTCTCCAACATCGGTGAAGGCATGGACATCGCCGACAACATGGAGACACTTCTTCGTGGGACCACACGCACCAACGGCGGAGAGTCGTTGGTGCTGAGCTTCCCCGCACACGAGATGGACGTCAACAACCCCGAGCACCAACAACAGGTTGGTGATCTCGCCTACGAGGCGGCCCATCGTTTCGCGCCGAACTGTCCTATTGCTGCGTTTGTACACACCGACAGTGACGGCGGGAAACTGCACGCACACATCTTCATTGGCAACCACGACAAGCAAACGCATCTGTCGAATCAGCGCAACATGAAGATCACGCATCTGCGTAAGATCAACGATCGTCTGATGATCGAGAACGGTCTCGAGGTCTGCACACCCGGCAAGCGGACACGCTCTAAGACCTGGGCTGATATTCGTGTCGAGCGTGAGCAAGCGGCGCAACGCGACGCGTCGAACGCCGAGCTTCTCGCGGCTAATCCGAACGCGAAGCTTGAGAAGGCTCCTGTACGTTCCGTGAACACCCCAGAAGACATCAAGTCGAGGGCGGATGTTTTCGAGTACTTGTCCGGGGTTATTGCGACGGAGACATCTATTCAGACCACTGCCCGTGAAGAGGGCCGGTCCTCCACCCCAGTCATACCAGAGTCACTCAAGAAGCGGCTACGGCTGTACGGGGTCTCTATGGACATCAAGCCGGACAACGGTCACGGACACACGATCACCTACGCGGCAGTGGACAGCAACGGTAAGCCGATCAAGGTCGATCCCCCGGCGGGATCCAAGCGCAAGTCTCAGATCCGTGTCGTGGCGAAAGACTCGAAGATGGGTACGGACTTCACCTACGACGGTCTTGTCCAACAGATCGAGAAGGAGCATCGTGAGTTCCGTCTCGACATCCACAAACTCGGTGACTCGGAACAGGACTTCCTCGAGACGCACTACGGCGTGGAGACGGCGGATGATCTGAACGAGGATCAGCTCGAAGAGTTCAAGCGTCAGTTCGATCGGGGTATGTACTACGCACCAGCTACCTCTGCCCCCGTGGGTACGCAACACCATAAGGCCGTGCCTGCTGCCAAACCGGTGCAGGCACCTGCGGTCGATGTGGACCTGGAACCGGTTGTGGACGATGACGAGGGCCTCATCATCGAAGAGGATGACGACAACCTGATCATCGACGATGATCGGGAACCGACTCCACAGCCCGTCCGGGCTGAGGAGAAGGACGAGAAGAAGGTCAGCACACCGGAGGTCAGCAAGGAAACTGTGGAGACGCAGGAGGCTGCACAGCAGCCGAATGAGTCGCTCAAGGAGCAGCAGCGACGCCACCGTGATGACGACGAGGGCACCACCCAGGAGCGTCAGAAGGAGCAGGACAAGCAACCGGAGCAGGTCGCACAGGCTGCAACACAGCCAGAAATGTCGGACTGGATGAAGGAGCGCGTTGCTCAGGGTCAGCGGCACGAGCAGAACTTCGAGAAGCCGGTGGAGCCTGCGGTCCAGTGGAAGGATCTGCACAACGGTCCTCTCAAGGGCAAGGGATACCCGCCGCGTGGACACCGTTTCGTGGAGACGAAGACGGGCTTCATCAAGACGGAGAAGCTCACTGAGGTAGAGCAGGCACAGGAGTTGGTCGAGGCCCAGGACACGTACGCCGAGGTCAGATGGTCAGGGAATCAAGGTGCTGCACGCTTCACCAAGCAACGTCTTGAGAAGGCGTACACGAAGAGTGAGTTGATGATCGGCGAAAAGGCGAAGACGATGACCCGCGAGCAGCGGGCGCTGGCGATCCTGGATAGCAACGACGGGCGATTCGGTGGAGGCGGGCACCCGAAGGGCGGCGGTCGCTCGATGATCGACCGGACGAGCAAGAACACCGGACGCAGCACCAGCCGGTCCACGTCCAGGGACATCACCGACTGA
- a CDS encoding antirestriction protein ArdA, translating to MKTFNPATDTITPRAWVGCLSCYNDGELVGHWYDAIDAANVLPQDIHGVPTDHEELWVMDHENIPTIPGSPEMDPLTATAWAEVIEAITPQWRGAYLAWIEDQWISTPVEAPGRDEFFGFFAGEYANFTDYADGIVCDTGMFIGVPDDVAQYFDLERYAADLAQGYTVIDTPDYNVWVFANH from the coding sequence ATGAAGACGTTCAACCCTGCTACCGACACCATCACGCCCCGCGCTTGGGTCGGCTGCCTCTCCTGCTACAACGACGGTGAGCTTGTCGGCCACTGGTACGACGCCATCGACGCCGCCAACGTTCTGCCCCAGGACATCCACGGTGTCCCCACCGACCACGAGGAACTGTGGGTGATGGACCACGAGAACATACCCACCATCCCCGGTAGCCCGGAAATGGACCCGCTGACAGCAACAGCCTGGGCAGAAGTCATCGAGGCGATCACTCCGCAGTGGCGTGGCGCCTACCTCGCCTGGATCGAGGACCAGTGGATCAGCACCCCTGTCGAGGCTCCTGGCCGTGACGAGTTCTTCGGCTTCTTTGCCGGTGAGTACGCCAACTTCACCGATTACGCCGATGGGATCGTGTGCGATACCGGAATGTTCATCGGTGTGCCAGACGACGTGGCACAGTACTTCGACCTTGAGCGCTACGCCGCTGACCTGGCCCAGGGCTACACCGTGATCGACACTCCCGACTACAACGTGTGGGTCTTCGCCAACCACTAG